The following proteins are co-located in the bacterium genome:
- a CDS encoding AAA family ATPase — protein MPATDQRDVLALLARPAAYPHAAPEPVHVQTHISHVFLAGAHVYKLKKAAQLPFVDQSTTARRAALCTAEVELNRQLAAPVYLGCVTVTRERDGRLALGGGGTPVETLVHMRRLPDQRALARLVERGLADVRMMTAIAQRLAAFHTTAPSGAGAAREGTRRRVRANWDRVLALTASLPPAVLRPLERRLLTDAGPTVLGARAACFDRRRARGRIREGHGDLHAEQVYVLATALPALPPYPRVPAGPWLVDRLEFSQALRCCDVASEVAFLAMDLERLGRRDLGDAFVAAYRTASGDTEIDDVLPFYVAYRACIRGAVEGMKAQEPEVDAADAEAARVRARRFFAVALQAVWRTGPPPILACAGPSGSGKSTVAEALAAATGFAHVSSDRLRKQRAGLRAGERARRRRLTRAARAAVYDALGRAIGRQLAAGRGVVADATFLRREERARLAAVAARHGAPLCFVACDARPATIRSRLATRPPGWSDATWEVYVRQQQTRDPFAPDELVITLDTNHERTLVADAALAACWSWYGRHALPRSGRRSLRQARR, from the coding sequence ATGCCGGCGACCGACCAGCGGGACGTGCTCGCCCTGCTCGCGCGCCCCGCGGCCTATCCGCACGCCGCGCCGGAGCCCGTGCACGTGCAGACGCACATCTCCCACGTGTTCCTCGCCGGCGCGCACGTCTACAAGCTGAAGAAGGCAGCGCAGCTGCCGTTCGTCGATCAGAGCACGACGGCCCGCCGCGCGGCGCTGTGCACGGCCGAGGTGGAGCTGAACCGCCAGCTCGCGGCGCCGGTCTATCTCGGCTGCGTCACCGTCACGCGCGAGCGGGACGGCCGACTCGCGCTCGGCGGCGGCGGGACGCCCGTCGAGACGCTCGTCCACATGCGCCGCCTTCCGGACCAGCGCGCCCTCGCGCGCCTGGTCGAGCGCGGCCTCGCCGACGTGCGCATGATGACCGCGATCGCCCAGCGCCTCGCCGCCTTCCATACGACCGCCCCGTCCGGCGCCGGCGCGGCCCGCGAGGGCACCCGCCGGCGCGTGCGCGCGAACTGGGACCGCGTGCTGGCGCTGACCGCGTCGCTCCCGCCCGCCGTGCTGCGGCCGCTCGAACGCCGCCTCCTCACCGACGCCGGGCCGACGGTGCTCGGCGCGCGGGCGGCCTGCTTCGATCGCCGTCGCGCGCGCGGCCGCATCCGGGAAGGACACGGCGACCTGCACGCCGAGCAGGTATATGTCCTCGCGACCGCGTTGCCGGCGCTCCCGCCCTACCCGCGCGTGCCCGCGGGACCGTGGCTCGTCGATCGGCTGGAGTTCTCGCAGGCGCTGCGCTGCTGCGACGTCGCCTCGGAGGTCGCGTTCCTGGCGATGGACCTCGAGCGGCTCGGCCGTCGCGACCTCGGCGACGCCTTCGTGGCCGCGTATCGCACCGCCAGCGGCGATACCGAGATCGACGACGTGCTGCCGTTCTACGTCGCGTACCGCGCCTGCATCCGCGGCGCCGTCGAGGGCATGAAGGCGCAGGAGCCCGAGGTCGACGCCGCCGACGCCGAGGCGGCGCGGGTGCGCGCGCGCCGCTTCTTCGCCGTTGCGCTGCAGGCGGTCTGGCGCACGGGCCCACCGCCGATCCTCGCCTGCGCCGGGCCGAGCGGCAGCGGCAAGAGCACCGTCGCCGAAGCGCTCGCAGCGGCGACGGGCTTCGCGCACGTGAGCTCGGACCGGCTGCGCAAGCAGCGCGCCGGCCTGCGCGCCGGCGAGCGCGCGCGCCGCCGCCGCCTGACGCGAGCGGCGCGCGCGGCTGTCTACGACGCGCTCGGGCGCGCCATCGGCCGGCAGCTCGCCGCCGGTCGGGGCGTGGTCGCCGATGCGACGTTCCTACGCCGCGAGGAGCGCGCCCGGCTCGCCGCCGTCGCGGCCCGCCACGGCGCGCCCCTGTGCTTCGTGGCGTGCGACGCGCGTCCCGCGACCATCCGCTCTCGTCTCGCGACCCGCCCGCCGGGCTGGTCCGACGCCACCTGGGAGGTGTACGTGCGACAGCAGCAGACCCGCGACCCGTTCGCGCCCGACGAGCTGGTGATCACCCTCGACACGAACCACGAGCGCACGCTGGTCGCCGATGCGGCGCTCGCTGCGTGCTGGAGCTGGTACGGACGCCACGCGCTGCCGCGCTCCGG
- a CDS encoding universal stress protein, producing the protein MAGAGSPLPGEQATAPLPQRLLVPFDGSDPALRAAVMACRLARAGGGTVRLLSAIEPQGLRGLGAVLPSGTIGEAIRGIEQALRAAAETDLQRVRDVCAAAGVPCTSAVVFDIPVRAIVAAAADADLIVMGSRGHGAVAGAVLGSVAHRILGATDRPVLVVH; encoded by the coding sequence ATGGCCGGGGCCGGATCTCCGCTGCCGGGCGAGCAGGCGACGGCGCCCCTACCGCAACGCCTCCTCGTTCCCTTCGACGGTTCGGACCCCGCGCTGCGGGCGGCGGTGATGGCCTGTCGCCTGGCGCGTGCCGGGGGCGGTACCGTGCGGCTGCTGTCGGCGATCGAGCCGCAGGGCCTGCGCGGCCTCGGCGCCGTGCTGCCGTCGGGGACCATCGGCGAGGCCATCCGCGGCATCGAGCAGGCGCTGCGGGCGGCTGCGGAGACGGACCTCCAGCGCGTGCGCGACGTCTGCGCCGCCGCCGGCGTGCCGTGCACGAGCGCGGTCGTGTTCGATATCCCCGTGCGTGCCATCGTCGCCGCCGCCGCGGATGCGGATCTCATCGTGATGGGCAGCCGCGGCCACGGGGCCGTCGCGGGGGCGGTGTTGGGGAGCGTCGCGCATCGCATCCTCGGCGCGACGGACCGGCCCGTTCTGGTGGTGCATTGA
- a CDS encoding universal stress protein, with protein MPSSPFRRILVPHDFSAAADHALRQAAALARAARGRLRVLHVLEPMYVPINVPGQALPDPYALVPTQQAALEQHVRKLLGSGAPPFTVEVRVAQPTVAILEAARRADSIVMSTHGRTGLRHLLLGSVAERVVRASPIPVLTVRPTPSRRARKPRPSRTRRAA; from the coding sequence ATGCCGTCGAGTCCCTTCCGCCGGATTCTCGTCCCACACGATTTCTCCGCCGCTGCAGACCACGCCCTGCGACAGGCCGCCGCGCTCGCACGCGCCGCGCGTGGCCGCCTGCGCGTGCTCCACGTGCTCGAGCCGATGTACGTGCCGATCAACGTGCCGGGCCAGGCGCTGCCGGATCCGTACGCGCTCGTGCCGACCCAGCAGGCCGCGCTCGAGCAGCACGTCCGCAAGCTGCTCGGCTCGGGGGCACCGCCCTTCACGGTCGAGGTGCGCGTCGCGCAGCCCACTGTCGCCATCCTCGAGGCCGCGCGGCGCGCGGACTCGATCGTGATGTCGACCCACGGCCGCACCGGCCTGCGCCATCTGCTCCTCGGCAGCGTCGCCGAGCGCGTCGTCCGCGCCTCGCCCATCCCCGTCCTCACCGTGCGGCCCACGCCGTCACGACGCGCGCGCAAGCCGCGCCCCAGCCGCACCCGGCGCGCCGCCTGA
- a CDS encoding HAD hydrolase family protein: MYTRVLACDFDGTGAAGGRLAPEVCDALIAARAAGVATLLVTGRVLEDLRLGNVDFGAFDAVVAENGAMVWLPESDRIIQLGGAPSPDFLGRLRAAGVPFHVGAVVVGTWEGHAAQALQLIRDEGADLQLVFNRAAVMLLPTGVNKAVGVRRALGELGRSAHNMVAFGDAENDLPLFALAEVGVAARGAVPAVARIADDHLSQPGTSGVAHYVRRLAASGWELPTPARHALALGRATDGAPARLPVGGNVLVSGDPRSGKSWLSGLVAERLVEAGYGICVIDPEGEYDTLGERPGVLVLGRNLPLPAPEAVPALLRRTGCGVVLTLSALSADERCAWACAVLAALAAERRRSGLPHWIVVDEAQYFFHDGAPSCAGLVSETGNLVLVTYRPSLLAEAVHASVTAHVVTRTVVDEERYFVDGLLRSHGPPGLVPPDALARLCMPRAGLLVQTPGGPRWQVFEPGQRASPHVHHRRKYADGELPPEKGFAFRLPPDGVICVARNVREFCDAVRRVPLASLQHHLAAGDFSRWAEAVLGEPLLAAGLAKLEHAAAAGAAASRDEIVAHVEDRYVISPRSFGEAVSA; this comes from the coding sequence ATGTACACGCGCGTCCTCGCTTGCGACTTCGACGGAACCGGCGCCGCCGGGGGCCGGCTGGCGCCCGAGGTGTGCGACGCGCTGATCGCCGCGCGCGCGGCGGGCGTCGCCACGCTCCTCGTCACCGGCCGGGTGCTCGAGGATCTCCGCCTCGGCAACGTCGACTTCGGCGCCTTCGATGCGGTCGTCGCCGAGAATGGTGCGATGGTCTGGCTTCCCGAGTCGGATCGCATCATCCAGCTCGGCGGGGCGCCGTCACCCGACTTCCTCGGCCGGCTGCGCGCGGCGGGCGTGCCGTTCCACGTCGGCGCGGTCGTCGTCGGGACGTGGGAAGGCCACGCCGCGCAGGCGCTCCAGCTGATCCGCGACGAGGGGGCCGACCTCCAGCTGGTGTTCAACCGCGCGGCGGTGATGCTCCTCCCGACCGGGGTCAACAAGGCCGTCGGCGTGCGCCGCGCGCTCGGCGAGCTCGGGCGCTCGGCGCACAACATGGTCGCGTTCGGCGACGCCGAGAACGACCTGCCGCTCTTCGCCCTCGCCGAGGTGGGGGTCGCCGCGCGCGGCGCGGTACCGGCGGTGGCGCGGATCGCGGACGATCACCTGTCGCAGCCGGGGACGAGCGGCGTGGCGCACTACGTCCGCCGGCTCGCCGCGAGCGGCTGGGAGCTGCCGACGCCAGCGCGTCACGCGCTCGCCCTCGGCCGCGCCACCGACGGCGCGCCGGCGCGGCTGCCGGTCGGGGGCAACGTCCTCGTGAGCGGCGATCCACGCTCGGGCAAGTCGTGGCTGAGCGGCCTCGTCGCCGAGCGGCTCGTCGAGGCGGGCTACGGCATCTGTGTGATCGATCCGGAGGGCGAATACGACACCCTCGGCGAGCGTCCCGGGGTGCTCGTGCTCGGGCGGAACCTGCCGCTGCCTGCGCCCGAAGCGGTGCCGGCGCTGCTGCGGCGCACGGGCTGCGGCGTGGTGCTGACGTTGAGCGCGCTTTCCGCGGACGAGCGCTGCGCCTGGGCGTGCGCCGTGCTCGCGGCGCTGGCCGCCGAGCGCCGGCGCAGCGGCCTGCCGCACTGGATCGTCGTCGACGAGGCGCAGTACTTCTTCCACGACGGTGCCCCGTCGTGCGCCGGGCTCGTGTCCGAGACGGGCAACCTCGTGCTCGTCACCTATCGCCCGAGCCTCCTCGCCGAGGCGGTGCACGCCTCCGTCACCGCCCACGTCGTCACGCGCACGGTAGTCGACGAGGAGCGCTACTTCGTCGACGGCCTGCTGCGCAGTCACGGGCCTCCCGGTCTGGTGCCGCCGGACGCGCTCGCCCGGCTGTGCATGCCGCGCGCCGGCCTCCTCGTGCAGACGCCCGGGGGACCGCGGTGGCAGGTGTTCGAGCCCGGGCAGCGCGCGTCGCCGCACGTGCATCACCGGCGCAAGTACGCCGACGGCGAATTGCCCCCGGAGAAGGGGTTCGCGTTCCGCCTGCCGCCGGACGGCGTGATCTGCGTCGCGCGCAACGTGCGGGAGTTCTGCGACGCGGTCCGCCGGGTGCCGCTCGCGTCGCTCCAGCACCATCTCGCCGCGGGCGACTTCTCGCGCTGGGCGGAGGCGGTGCTGGGCGAGCCGCTGCTCGCCGCGGGCCTGGCGAAGCTCGAGCACGCGGCCGCCGCCGGTGCCGCCGCCAGCCGGGACGAGATCGTGGCGCACGTCGAGGACCGCTACGTGATCTCGCCGCGGAGCTTCGGCGAGGCGGTCTCGGCATGA
- a CDS encoding zinc-dependent alcohol dehydrogenase family protein produces MRAMVLEASGRPLALCDVPSPVAGPGQVVLRVLACAVCRTDLHVVDGELPHPALPLVPGHEIVGTVVEVGAGVSAPREGDVVGVPWLGWTCGVCRWCTSGRENLCERARFTGYQHDGGYAELVAADHRFCFPIPAGYTPVAAAPLLCAGLIGHRSLRMAGAARRLGIYGFGAAAHIVTQVARYEGREVYAFVRPGDTAATAFARRCGAAWAGGSDAPAPVPLDAAILFAPVGALVPSALRAVDRAGVVVCGGIHMSDIPAFSYDLLWSERVVRSVANLTRADASDFLAIAPRVPVETTTCTYPLEAANAALDDLRAGRFEGAAVLVP; encoded by the coding sequence ATGCGCGCCATGGTGCTCGAGGCATCCGGCCGGCCGCTGGCCCTGTGCGACGTCCCGTCCCCGGTCGCCGGCCCGGGCCAGGTGGTGCTGCGCGTGCTGGCGTGCGCCGTCTGTCGCACCGACCTGCACGTCGTCGACGGCGAGCTGCCGCATCCCGCGCTGCCGCTGGTTCCGGGGCACGAGATCGTCGGGACCGTGGTCGAGGTCGGCGCCGGGGTGTCGGCGCCGCGCGAGGGCGACGTCGTCGGCGTGCCGTGGCTCGGGTGGACCTGCGGCGTCTGCCGCTGGTGCACGAGCGGCCGCGAGAATCTCTGCGAGCGGGCGCGCTTCACCGGCTATCAGCACGACGGCGGCTACGCGGAGCTGGTGGCGGCGGACCACCGCTTCTGCTTCCCGATCCCCGCCGGCTATACGCCGGTCGCGGCCGCGCCGCTGCTCTGTGCCGGGCTGATCGGCCATCGCAGCCTGCGCATGGCGGGCGCCGCACGTCGTCTCGGCATCTACGGGTTCGGCGCGGCGGCCCACATCGTGACCCAGGTGGCGCGGTACGAGGGCCGCGAGGTATATGCCTTCGTGCGTCCGGGCGACACGGCGGCGACGGCGTTCGCGCGGCGCTGCGGCGCCGCCTGGGCCGGCGGCTCGGACGCGCCGGCGCCGGTGCCGCTCGACGCCGCCATCCTGTTCGCGCCGGTGGGCGCGCTCGTGCCGTCCGCGCTGCGGGCCGTCGATCGCGCCGGCGTCGTGGTGTGCGGCGGCATCCACATGAGCGACATCCCGGCGTTCTCCTACGACCTCCTGTGGAGCGAGCGGGTGGTGCGCTCGGTGGCGAACCTGACACGCGCCGATGCGAGCGACTTCCTGGCGATCGCGCCACGCGTGCCCGTCGAGACGACCACCTGCACGTATCCGCTCGAGGCGGCGAACGCGGCACTCGACGATCTGCGCGCCGGGCGCTTCGAGGGCGCCGCGGTGCTCGTGCCCTGA
- a CDS encoding sigma-54-dependent Fis family transcriptional regulator, translating to MAEAILVADDEPGVRESLAEVLRDAGYHVEAAVDGTAAMAAIDGHDFAVVITDLRMPGADGLAVLRHVAEVSPQTIPLVMTAHGSLETAVEALHAGAADYVLKPVVFDDVLAKVARLVEHRQLSWQTQQLRREVERHYEFDRMVGKGAAMTEVFHLVRKVAPTHTTVLITGESGTGKEVVARAIHHHSAAADKLFLPVNCAAIPETLLESQLFGHVRGAFTGAVAAQEGLFARARGGTIFLDEIGDLPIGLQSKLLRAIEAKEILPVGGTQPMTVEVRIVTATNRDLGAMVEQGTFREDLYYRLNVVEIRLPPLRDRREDIPDLVEFLVRRHNREMNRNYRGVDNATLKLLMARPWKGNVRELDNVIEHAMILGAGEWITVADLPRSLRDGQEQLPPVGDDLRDALRAYEKIHIETVLRRLGADKRAAADALGLSLSSLYRKMNELGIPLD from the coding sequence ATGGCCGAGGCCATTCTCGTGGCCGATGACGAGCCGGGCGTCCGCGAGAGTCTGGCCGAGGTCCTGCGCGACGCGGGCTACCACGTCGAGGCGGCGGTCGACGGCACGGCGGCCATGGCCGCCATCGACGGACACGATTTCGCGGTCGTCATCACCGACCTGCGTATGCCCGGCGCCGACGGCCTCGCGGTGCTGCGACACGTCGCCGAGGTCTCGCCGCAGACGATCCCGCTCGTCATGACGGCGCACGGCAGCCTCGAGACCGCCGTCGAGGCGCTGCACGCCGGCGCCGCGGACTACGTCCTCAAGCCGGTCGTCTTCGACGACGTGCTCGCGAAGGTCGCACGGCTGGTCGAGCATCGCCAGCTCAGCTGGCAGACGCAGCAGCTGCGACGCGAGGTCGAGCGGCACTACGAGTTCGACCGCATGGTGGGCAAGGGTGCCGCGATGACCGAGGTGTTCCACCTGGTCCGCAAGGTCGCCCCGACCCACACCACCGTGCTCATCACCGGCGAGAGCGGCACCGGCAAGGAAGTCGTCGCGCGTGCGATCCACCACCACAGTGCGGCCGCCGACAAGCTCTTCCTCCCGGTGAACTGCGCCGCCATCCCCGAGACGCTGCTCGAGAGCCAGCTCTTCGGCCACGTGCGCGGTGCGTTCACCGGCGCCGTCGCCGCGCAGGAGGGGCTCTTCGCCCGCGCGCGGGGCGGCACGATCTTCCTCGACGAGATCGGCGATCTGCCCATCGGCCTGCAGTCGAAGCTGCTGCGGGCGATCGAGGCGAAGGAGATCCTTCCCGTCGGCGGCACCCAGCCGATGACGGTCGAGGTCCGCATCGTGACCGCGACGAACCGCGATCTCGGCGCGATGGTCGAGCAGGGCACGTTCCGTGAAGACCTCTACTATCGCCTGAACGTCGTCGAGATACGGCTCCCGCCCCTGCGCGACCGCCGCGAGGACATCCCCGACCTCGTCGAGTTCCTCGTGCGGCGGCACAACCGCGAGATGAATCGCAACTACCGCGGTGTCGACAACGCGACGCTGAAGCTCCTCATGGCGCGCCCGTGGAAGGGCAACGTGCGCGAGCTCGACAACGTCATCGAGCACGCGATGATTCTCGGGGCCGGCGAATGGATCACCGTCGCCGACCTGCCGCGCAGCCTCCGTGACGGGCAGGAGCAGCTGCCGCCCGTCGGCGACGATCTCCGCGACGCGCTGCGCGCGTACGAGAAGATCCACATCGAGACCGTGCTGCGCCGCCTCGGCGCAGACAAGCGGGCGGCCGCCGATGCCCTCGGGCTGTCGCTGTCGTCGCTCTACCGGAAGATGAATGAGCTCGGGATCCCGCTCGACTGA